Genomic segment of Benincasa hispida cultivar B227 chromosome 1, ASM972705v1, whole genome shotgun sequence:
ATGAAACTTCAAAATTTACTATTTCTCTTATCAGCCTTATTAATGTTTCCAAATACTATAACTCACAGTTAATGTAATACTATTTCAATCAAATCTCTCTTTGTTATGATGTTTACTATTTCATACTAATTTTCTCTTATCTTTATTAACACTAAAATAGTTTGCGCGAGATTAGTTATTATAACCCACGTACTATTATAACCACaaattataataaccaactcaatgCCCCAAACGTaatctaataaattttgaaatcttatACATGTTTGGCTCGAGGAGTTTGTAGGTCCCataactaaaaaaatatcaatttcataACTTATTAATTCATTACTTTTGGACCTCATAACAAGACAACTTCTTAAGACTTATTAATTCATTACTTTTGGGTTCTTAAGACTAAACAACCCAACTTCTTACCTCAAACACTCTCTTCAGAACCAAACACATgaaaaatttatagaaaaaaatgtaaGTTTTCTTCCGAGAAATCTTAAGTctcgtttagtaattatttgatttggttttcaatttttgaaaattaagcttacaaatATTACTTCCCgtcaatttattttgttattcacTTATAATCAATATTCTTAAAAATCAAgtccaattttttaaaactaaaaatagtttttaaaaaattctcactgtttttagaatttgattaaaaattcatGTGTTCAATAAGGAAGGTAAGAAATGCATATgaaatttgaggaaaaaaaaacataatttattattattattatttaaaaaaaaaactaatcatAGATTTGGATAATTTAAATTGGACAGAGGTGTTATATAAGCTGAAAATGATGTTCAATGTTCCAATATTTCTGGTGGTTCGGCTTCGCTTTAATCTGGAGAGAGAGATAGAAACAGGGAAAAAGGAAATTTTCTGTTCGTTTGGCCGTGAAAATTTTCTTGGCTTCTGTTTCAAACTTACACTCAATGATCCGAGGCTTCAAAGTGAAACCGATCCCTTGAAAAATCCCTTTTTTACTCATTTCTTTAATTCCGTCGCTATAATTTGCTTGGAGCTGAATTCTTCATGTTCTTCCATTTCATCATCTACCTTTAATCACTGCTCCTCTttcattttctgtttttttgTGGCTCACTGTTCGATTCAACCCCCAATCCCTTTTAATCTTGGTGGGTTTTCGTTCAGCTCCCACAattttgcttattttttttaacctctcttccaatttccttcaattctcCTTCTGAAACCATTAACTTGATTTCTAGTTTTCAGGGCAACTCCATTTCTCCATATTGGTCGTTTCAATACTCGAATTTTCTGGattaaaattggttttattcTTCTTGTATTTCACCCGGATTCTCAGAATTTCGACTGTTTTTGCAAAGGATGACACTCACGCTTGAATCACAGCCCGGAAGCTCCGGGTACTTGGATATCTATCCTGAGAGGaaaatgtattattttaagAATCCTTACGTGCTTGGATTGACGGTGGTTGCTGGGATTGGTGGCTTGCTCTTCGGCTACGATACAGGTGATATACGAAATCTTCAATCGACCAACTGTTTTTGTTGTCTTAATCTATCGGTTTTTTGTGTTCCAGTTTTTTTGTCTAACATGGTAGAAATTTTGGTTACCGTCGATTTTCTGCTCTTACCTTTTCCTCCCCTTCAGTTTATCCAATTCTTCTTACAAAGTAATGATCTGTCACGAAGAATCTGTAATTTTATTCTGATTAGATGATTTCTTGTGCAAGGCAAGTCGTACACATTTATGTtgatttacctttttttttttcaagttttgatGGATGAATGGTCTGTTCTTGCATATTTGACGCTCTTCATCCTCTACTAGATAGAGATACTGGGTGTTTCAGCAGGACCCTTTTTATGAGGATGGTCTTCTTATCAATCTCTTTTGATTTAGTTGCTTTTCTGACGCCGTTATAGAACTCTGAAACTCAATGGCTCTTTTCTGATGTACAAGTGCACCCAAACATAGGTCTAACTATTACAATGCAACCAAAATTTTTCATTCCCTTTCCTGGCTGTTGTTTCTTTCAATTGGGACATGTAATATGACGACGTttcttaaacaaaataataattaaaagaagaaagatgggATTAAGCCTCATTTGTTGAATCTGTAGTGCATTTAGAATAGGATCTGCAGTTTACCTCCGTGTTTTCTACTTTACTGGTTTTCTAATTAGCTTCCTTCGGTTCCAAGTCTGAGCTAGAAATGAATGCTGAATGCAGGTGTGATATCTGGAGCTCTTCTTTATATTAAAGATGATTTTGAAGCTGTCAAAAACAGTAGTTTCCTACAGGTAAACATCCTGAATTCTGGAAATCAACTTCTTgtcttctctttttcctttttttcttctcactTTTCCACTCTCTCTCTACACCTCTTCCTCTCAGATGATGTTTTGTTCACGAGTTAGTTTTGTAACTTGAGATTACAAAGATAGAGTTATATTTGGTATGTAGGTTTCTTCACCCCGGGCTATGGGTTTATTAAGTTCATAGGTTTAACTAACTTTGACTTGTGAAATCTATCTTTTATAATGCATACTAGctcttataaattataaatgtaAGCATAAGGGCACTTCTGCTCCAGGAGATGCAGGAAATGTATGAAATGTATTACCATCAGAATTAGAAGCACCTTCGGCGCCCGTAGTTGATGCATCTGCTACTGAATTGCCTGTAGGGAAATCCTTCAATCCTCCTTCTACTAGCCGACTAGGAGTTCGCTTCTAATCTTATCCGGTGAAATAAGATTCTAGGTTCTTTTTGGAAACTACGAACCAAACATTAACTATACGAAGCTAAGTACAAAACAATCCTTATGCAGATTTGATAAACTCAGAGTTCCCGTCCTCACATTTATTAAAACTAAGAACCAAATATCCTCTCAGGTTTTTTAGTTCCTCTTCCTCATACATGGTTCTTTTTATAGTGGAATCCTGATTTAAGAAAAATGGCAGGAAACAATTGTGAGTATGGCTTTGCTTGGTGCAATTGTTGGAGCTGCTGCTGGGGGATGGATTAATGATGTTCATGGACGGAAGAAGGCAACCCTCCTTGCTGATGTTGTCTTCGCACTCGGTGCTGCTGTAATGGCTGCAGCTCCAGATCCATATATTCTTATAGCAGGAAGATTCCTAGTTGGCATTGGCGTGGGTGTGGCGTCTGTCACAGCTCCAGTATACATTGCAGAAGCATCCCCATCTGAAATAAGAGGAGGACTAGTCAGCACTAATGTGTTGATGATAACTGTTGGACAGTTTCTCTCCTACCTCATAAATCTTGCATTTACCCAGGTTAGGTTTATCTCATTTCGATGTCTCTTGTTGTGTGATATGACTTAGTTTTGTTCTCtttgagaaagaaaaatgtaTATACATGGTAAAAGACACGGCCTGATGGGTGCATCTAGCAGAACCTTTCTAATTATGATTAATGATCATGAAACTAACTCTGAATGAAATATTTGTAGTGTATTTTTCTGCTTTTGCACTTGTTTGATTGTGTGTTATATGAAGGCATGAAGCTATCTTTGTCCTGTTCTCTGCTAACAGCTCTGTATGGATCTTGCCAATTGTTGGAATGACCAAAAAGATtattggaaaacaaaaaaagattATTGGAAGACAAGAAAAGTTCAGTACAAATCATGTCAACTTAGATAGATAGTTGGAATGGCCCCTCAAATAAACTGGagcataataaatcaaaattattgttatagATGTGAGCTTCATACGCCATAATCAAGATATGGGAACTCTTAGAATTACCATGAAGATCTGCAGaagattttaattaactaatgaaaatttttgaaaaaaatggagTGCGTTTTTCTGTATATTTTGAAGAGTTTCCACATCTCTAAATTATTAGACTTGAGTGGAAGAACAAAAAAGGAAGGGAAAATAATCTCTAAACCTAAAGGAAAAAATATGTGAACATACAAGCTCGGTATTAGGAGGCTGTTGAAGGACtaggtaaaaaaaatatgtggCAATGAATTTGACTAGGTCaaataaagttgaaaaaaatGGTCCATTGAAAAACTTGGATTAAACTTCAACACCTCTTTTTTCAAGTTgattgatatatatttataagaCTTAATTTGGTTTTCAGATTTTCATGAGTAGTTCTTGAAAGTGCCTTTGTAAAACATAACTGCAGTTGGAGATTGGTAAATAAATCTTCCTTATATCCTTTTATATCAGATGTTCATGAGTAGCTCTTGAGAGTATCTTTGTAAATATGTCCGCAATTGCAGACTTCTTGAGGTGTAGATTGGTAAATAAATCTttcttatattcttttattgaTGTGATGATAATTAATCTCAACATGTATTTTCAACGGCAAAAAACAAGACTACAGAGCTCTACACACGTCAGTTATGTATCTTTCTATGTGACTATGTCTTGGTGTAAATTTAGCCCCctttttataattaaagtttatGTCAACAGCCTTTGTATATGTTGGGGATCTTTGCTATACTTATTTTTCTTGATGGACATAGTAAGGTTTTGTTGGTTCATTAATATTGGTTTTCAACTTTGGGAGAATTCTTTTTAGTTGTATACTTGTACGCATTCACTAATGCTTGGACAATATTTTTGTTTCAGCACTGATTCCAGACACCAAGGATTGTGTCTCGATTTTCCATGTAATACGAATTAAACTGATTTTAATGTTGATTTAATGAAAGTAGTAGAAATTtgggaaaacatttgaaagcatTCTTTTTCTCCCAATTCCAATTTTCTGGAATAGTCGCTGAATATTTTCTAACTCCCAACTCCATACCCACATTATTTATGATAACCCTTCTCCATCAAACTTACTACATATTATGCTTCAAACGAGCGCAATAATTTCATTTATGGGAATGGAGTTTTATGTATTTATGGAAATGGAGTTTtatgtctaaaattttattttgtaccTTCTTTATTCATATAAGAGAACTTTACAAATGCCTGCTACATATTCAATAGTTACTTTCAAATATCTTCAATATTTGGGTTTAAAAAAATCTGCATCTTATTGGAATATATGTTGTTGACTTTggatatttcatttttcaacGAAATGGTctcttattcaaaaaaaaaaaaaaaaaaaagagaaaaatggatGTTAGGATAAGAAGTGTGGGCAGGGTTATTTACTAATATGGTCACACTATGTTGAATTGtgattattatttattcaaattaagaaaaaaaaataaagtttgatTCATAACTCTTAAGTTCACCAAAACATTTCCAAAAACTAGAAAACAGTTATGAAAATACTCGTTCATAAACCTATATTTGAACAACTGTGTCCTTTATCATTTATTCATTACGTGATGTATAAGCTGTTGTTGAGCGATGCTGTTATAAGTAATTTAGTTTGTAGTTCATTGCCAAACAATTTGTGCTCTTGGTGCTCATTACCTTACAATTTACTGGAATGAAAGGTTTTCATCTTGCAGTTTGAAGAGGCGGCATCAAGATAGAATTTCGGGATGCTAATTTAAGATTTCAACTGAGTAACATGTGAAGGAACCTGTTCCTTTCTTTCTTGCCTAGCTTAAGCTGCTTCATTCTTTCTCTTAGTTGTAATTGTCCATCACCCTGCCTTCATAGAtccttttcttgaaaaaaaaaaaaaaaaaaaaggtttctaGTTGGGGtgctcatttttcttttccttttttcttttaaaatgaagGTACAAAAGTTTTAGTTTCCATTCAAATGATTTGCTTGCTTTTTCTTCCATTCATTTATCAATATGGGATGGTAATGATGATTGTGAAAACTTAAAACTTGAAGGCTGAAGCCTTTTTAAGTTGCCGATAATCTTCCTAGCTTTTGCCCCTTTTTCTGAATGCACTTTAGAAGACTAACATCCTCTGTTGAAATTTGTAAACCTTTTTAATGTTTACTTTAAAACTCTTTGAaagttataattataattagatCTTTTAACCTTGAAATGTTTCAATTCCACCAGATTTTTTTTACTCATAAATTTCCTCATAAACTTGTCTTGTTGGGGAAATTTGAGGAAACAAACTTTATTATTCGGTTGATGATACTAAACTTATGACGATTAAGGATCCCAATGAACCTTTCCATGGGTTCTGATCCTTATATCAGTGAGATACCTTTAGAACAATATCTTGCTAGGTTTCTCCGCATCAACCAGTTAAAAATTTCAGAGAATTATAGACTTATAGTATACTTCTATAatctaaagaaaatattaagGCCTGATGATCCCTTGTTCTGGATGTGGAAAACTTATTTTCTAGCACAATTAGTCCAACGCTCTCTCTCTTGGAATTTGAAATGTCATATTGACTCTCTGAAGTGGTGACACGCTTGGTCAGGTCTCTGGAACTTGGCGTTGGATGCTGGGAGTTTCAGGCGTTCCAGCTGTGATTCAATTTGTTTTTATGCTTTGTCTGCCAGAGTCTCCAAGATGGCTTTTTATGAAGGTGCatataattattgttttaaatttgttcAGTTCTTTTCTGTCACATATTTAGTCAACATCATATTTCATGAATTGCAGGATGACAAATCCAAAGCCATTTCGGTGCTCtctaaaatttatgattttccTCGTTTAGAAGATGAAATTGACTACCTTTCTTCTCAACTAGAGGAAGAAaagcataaaaagaaaaacgtaAGCTACATGGATGTATTTAAATCAAAAGAGATCAGACTTGCGTTTCTGGCCGGGGCTGGACTTCAGGTACAACTCCTGACTAATAGTAGGAGTTCAAATTTATTGGCTTGAATGCATTACAAAGGCTAAAAGTATGTTTGGAATGGTCATGATTATAGTGTTTCTGAAAGAACCTATGGAATCCTTTTTGTGCTTCTTTCAGCGAAACACTTTGCTACAGATATTAGTGTTTTTAGAATATTCAAGATGTTTTGTAGCTAAGCATCATAAATAACCTGAAAAGggctttttttctttattagtcAAGAGCAATTATCCCAAACATTAAAATTTTCCACTCTGCTTGTTGAAGCTCTCTCTTATGTTCTTCATGCCTTTAAATTTGAGTAGTTCACTGATCTTCTACTTAATTGCCCTTTCCGACCACTCAAACATAATTTCTCAAGGACATTCTTTGAATTAAGAACTTGATTAGATGAGATTCTGAATTTACCCGTGTAAGGATCAAAGAGAGGCCGCCTTTCAAGGCCGTTTTCTTTGGTCTGCAGGGATGTGTGCTCTATTGTGGGACTTTTGGGGCTGAGGAACAATAGTGTTTTGTGGTGTGGAGAGGGACCTCAGTGAGGTTTGATCTTTAGCGAGGTTTCATGTTGCTCTTAAAGTTTCGGTTTTGAAGACCCTTTGTAATTATTCCATAGGTATCTTACCGAGTTGGAAGTCCTCTTTTTAGTGGAGTTTTTTGTgggtttgattttttgtttgtccttatattctttcattttttttttctcgatgAAAGaagtttctaaaaaattatatatatataaaacaaaaacaaaacatggAAGGATCATCTCGCTAAATGTAATTGCTGAGGTAAATTCTCCACTTTTATGCAGGCATTTCAGCAGTTCACTGGTATCAACACAGTCATGTATTACAGCCCAACTATCGTCCAGATGGCTGGCTTTAGGTCCAACCAGTTGGCACTCCTTCTATCCCTCATTGTTGCTTCCATGAACGCTGCTGGAACAGTGCTTGGAATCTACCTTATCGACCACTTAGGGAGGAAGAAACTTGCCATTTCGAGCTTATCTGGTGTAGTAGTATCACTTGCCATTCTTTCTGGTGCATTCTTTGCGAGCCAATCTGGTTCAGCAGATGGTCTGCATGGATGGATTGCAGTGATTGGATTAGCTCTCTACATTGCTTTCTTTTCCCCTGGGATGGGACCCGTGCCGTGGACCGTTAACTCAGAGATATATCCCGAGGCTTATCGGGGGCTTTGTGGTGGCATGTCAGCAACAGTCAATTGGGTTTCAAATTTGATTGTGGCTCAAACGTTTCTTTCGCTCACTGAAGTAGCTGGAACTGGTCCAACTTTCCTCATCCTTGCAGGCATAGCCGTGCTCGCAGTAGTGTTTGTTGTCATGTATGTTCCTGAGACACAGGGACTGACATTTGAGGAGGTGGAGATGATTTGGAAGGAGAGGGCTTGGGGCAGGGATTCAAATACAGAAAGCCTTCTTGCTTGAGTAAATGGGGGgttgtgatatatatatatatatgtgggTAGAACTTTTTGGATGATGTTGGAGACAGATTGTATGTTGGTATTAGAATATGCTTCAAATCATAATGTAGCTTGTGTAATTTCAAATTGAGCATGGTTTATATTCATAATCAAGGCAGCTTCTTGAAATTGAGGAACATTTCAAATGCCTAAAGTTTCCCACCTTCAAGTTTAACTCATTAGTCATTTTAGAGTAACAAAGAAATTTCGTATATCTGCTGTGTATCCTTTTTACGTGGTGTAGTCCACCCATTGTCTATAATAGGGATGtttgaaatcatttttaaatgaaaGGATTGTAAACTAGACAAATGATAGGGATTTGTTTGGAATTATCACTACTTTTTACTTTGATATTGGCAACATTTGGtgaacatttttatattttcataacattaaaaaaaaaaaaaaaaattacacttaTGATCTATATTGCATTGGAGTCCCTGAGTTTTTAAACTTGGAAATTTTAGGTTTgggataattttgtttttgtccCTACCATTTACACTTTTGAGCCTCTGTTAACTTTGgagaattttattattataagttGACACgactaaaatagaataattaTTGAGAACTTGAGGAGTACAACGAAAAcatgaattttaataaaatataatattaaaataaatataatataatataataataacaaaataaataaatattaaaataaattaaacataatatataaataaaaaaaataaattagaaaaatataaaataagaaaattttctaaattctcCACTTTATCCAATTTTCATGGAATTTGCCCAATGTGTGTCTTCCAAAACTCCTCAAATGCCACAGACAATTTGACAAATAtgaggtggattacatggacactagtGTGTAAttttgagacacatggacaacactgGGAAATGGGgtatgacacatggtcaatggacaTTAAGCATGAGCATTTAATGGGCATCTATTATcatgatatatataatatcccttagatgcccattatatatatgaaatatgccttgctaaaaccttactaggaaaaaaccaaaaagaaaaaaaaattctagtgaagggaaaaaaatacatatttcatataatttatactcctaaaaagtatatttactccctCTCATGGAAACAACAATTGAGATCTTTAAGTCCCTGCATTCttatgttgtgcaccaatttttcaaagattATGGTAGGTAATATCTTTATAAATAAGTCCGACAAATTATCTTTCAAACAAAATTGTTATACAatgatgtcaccattttcttcaagatcatgagtgtaaaaaagctttggtgaaatatgttttgtttctatctttttaatatatcctcctttgatttgggatatgtatgtcgtgttgtcttcgtataaaattgtttgaagatttttattagaggATGTTGGGtgcaaaatttatatttaaaatggtctattgattatatttaaaacagTCCATTGATTATTCTTAAAACGGtccattgattaattttaaaacggtccgttgattatatttaaaacagtccattgattaatttttaaaacaatccGTTGATTAATTTCTAAAACGGtccgttgattaattttaacacGGTCTGTTTCGatgctgaaggcctataaaaggcgaggCCTTCAGCAGTTCGTGAAAGACAAAATTCGTTTTCTAAATTCCCtcttcattttcctctcctcctccatcttagctttcccagcagtgagtttagaaagggtgtacATTCCGATCGGTAACGGTACATTTTCGATCGGTTTCATTTGGCTGTTTTATTCTGGGGACGACGTGACAATTttcagacctgcttgcacacttgggcagagtcgcgaaacgtcttaaagagagcaagatccgcgactcagcctataacgagtttttgttttgcaggttttgctctTCGCTTGACTGCCGTGCCTTGACGGTTTACAGTTCGTCGTTCTGAGGGCCCTGCCGTTCCAAAAATTTTAAGACGTTTCCACATCTTTAATGGCCCTTAGTAGTAACAATGAGATATTTGACCTCAGTCCATTCCGGTTCGAAGAAGCGAACTTCAAGtggtggaagcaaaagatgttgTTCTTCTTCACCGTCAAGAAAGTTGCCGAAGCTTGTACCAGTGCTAAATCGATCGtccctttagaagaaccaactgAATGACAAATAAAAGAAGCTGCTGACTAGGAGGAGAAAGACTTTCTAtgtaagaattttattttaaatgttttgatTGATGATCTGTATAACTACTACAGTACAATGATAAGACAGCGAAAGAGGTCTGGGATGCCTGGGCACATGGCTAGGAACTGTAGGAACAAGCGTCGTCTTTCTGGTCAGAGAACTTGATAGAAGAATCGTTAGTCACCATGATCAcaaaagtaaatgtgatcggtggttgTGAAGGGTGATGGATAGACACTGGCGCGACGCGCCATGTCTGTCAgaccttagtctatttaaaacttatactaaaactaaggataagaatattttGTTGGGAGATCACCACTCCACGAAAGTTGCTGGAACTGGCGAGATAGAACTGAAGTTTACCTCTAGGAATACCCTCATGTTGAAGGACGTTCTGCACACTCTGGAGATACGAAAGAATTTAGTTTCGGGCTATCTCCTCAATAAAGTcgggtttactcaaactataggggtgttgggattggtgttctaattctcccggagtctcattgttttgtaaagatacacattgttcaatgaataaaataagtgttatttaattctggcatttacacatgtccaataaacaaagctccttggttatcttatgtgaacttaagcatgtatatgtgatatacaagtggatcatgccttaagtgataacctaaataggtctgtagtataagaattaaggtcgGATACccgatcctagtgacactacggatacagcccgctttgtagaggtttgcaagtgttgtaaacctTTTATttgatagatcctgaccattcatgtggagacgtggagcgggggtgtcctatacaaagagtttgtataagacctggaccacgagatgactagactctgaaataacgccgttgatactagagacttgcatctcacctaaaagaccataggtgacacgacctcaatcct
This window contains:
- the LOC120085861 gene encoding inositol transporter 1; the encoded protein is MTLTLESQPGSSGYLDIYPERKMYYFKNPYVLGLTVVAGIGGLLFGYDTGVISGALLYIKDDFEAVKNSSFLQETIVSMALLGAIVGAAAGGWINDVHGRKKATLLADVVFALGAAVMAAAPDPYILIAGRFLVGIGVGVASVTAPVYIAEASPSEIRGGLVSTNVLMITVGQFLSYLINLAFTQVSGTWRWMLGVSGVPAVIQFVFMLCLPESPRWLFMKDDKSKAISVLSKIYDFPRLEDEIDYLSSQLEEEKHKKKNVSYMDVFKSKEIRLAFLAGAGLQAFQQFTGINTVMYYSPTIVQMAGFRSNQLALLLSLIVASMNAAGTVLGIYLIDHLGRKKLAISSLSGVVVSLAILSGAFFASQSGSADGLHGWIAVIGLALYIAFFSPGMGPVPWTVNSEIYPEAYRGLCGGMSATVNWVSNLIVAQTFLSLTEVAGTGPTFLILAGIAVLAVVFVVMYVPETQGLTFEEVEMIWKERAWGRDSNTESLLA